Proteins from one Bacteroides zhangwenhongii genomic window:
- a CDS encoding L-fucose/L-arabinose isomerase family protein: MIQKKMKVGLLGVGLDTYWGQFEGLLPRLLAYQQEICEGIERMDIEVVNVGMVDSPSKAMESALLLRQANVELIFLFISTYALSSTVLPVAREVGKPVIMLNVQPTPSINYRKVNSMDDRGKMTGEWLAHCQACSVPEFASVFNRADIRYDIVTGYLSDEFVWKDIASWVNAACVVYGMRNNRLGVLGHYYCGMLDVYTDVTRQSAVFGTHVELLEMCELKAYRDSVTESELRYKLEEFYDRFNVDITCEPEELERAARTSIALDKLVEAHQLSAMAYYYEGFKGNDYENIVTSVIAGNTLLTGYGIPVAGECEIKNAQAMKIMSLLNAGGSFSEFYAMDFDDDIIMLGHDGPAHFSIAEEKVKLVPLPLYHGKPGKGLSIQMSVRPGDVTLLSVCEDKNGVFLLAAEGEAVKGETLHIGNTNSRYRFRCGARRFMNEWCKAGPSHHCAIGVGHKIGELKKLAFLLEIPIIIIE, from the coding sequence ATGATACAAAAGAAAATGAAAGTTGGGCTTCTAGGGGTCGGGTTGGATACCTATTGGGGGCAGTTTGAGGGGCTTCTTCCCCGTTTATTAGCATATCAGCAGGAGATATGTGAAGGGATTGAGCGAATGGATATAGAAGTGGTGAATGTAGGAATGGTTGATTCGCCTTCAAAGGCAATGGAAAGTGCATTATTGCTTAGGCAGGCAAATGTTGAACTTATATTTTTATTTATCTCTACCTATGCTCTTTCATCTACGGTTTTGCCTGTTGCCAGGGAAGTTGGAAAACCTGTTATAATGTTGAATGTACAGCCAACTCCGTCTATTAATTATCGGAAGGTTAATTCAATGGATGATCGTGGTAAAATGACCGGAGAATGGTTAGCTCATTGTCAGGCTTGTTCTGTGCCAGAGTTTGCGAGTGTGTTTAATCGGGCAGATATTCGATATGATATTGTTACAGGATATTTGTCGGATGAATTTGTATGGAAAGATATTGCATCTTGGGTGAATGCTGCTTGCGTTGTTTATGGGATGCGTAATAATCGTTTAGGAGTCTTGGGGCATTATTATTGTGGAATGCTGGATGTTTATACAGATGTAACACGGCAAAGTGCTGTGTTTGGAACACATGTGGAACTATTGGAAATGTGTGAGCTGAAAGCATATAGGGATAGTGTGACAGAAAGCGAATTGAGATATAAATTAGAGGAATTTTATGATAGATTTAATGTAGATATAACGTGTGAACCAGAAGAGTTGGAAAGGGCTGCACGTACTTCTATAGCTTTAGATAAATTGGTAGAAGCTCATCAGCTAAGTGCTATGGCTTATTATTATGAAGGATTTAAGGGTAATGATTATGAGAATATCGTGACTTCAGTTATTGCTGGAAATACATTGCTGACAGGATACGGAATACCTGTTGCCGGAGAGTGCGAAATAAAAAATGCACAGGCGATGAAAATAATGTCATTGTTGAATGCTGGAGGATCTTTTTCGGAATTTTATGCCATGGATTTTGATGATGATATAATAATGTTGGGGCATGATGGGCCTGCGCATTTTTCCATTGCTGAAGAAAAGGTGAAACTTGTTCCGCTTCCACTATATCATGGAAAGCCAGGTAAGGGATTATCTATCCAAATGAGTGTAAGGCCAGGGGATGTTACTTTATTATCTGTTTGTGAAGATAAGAATGGGGTTTTTCTTTTGGCAGCTGAAGGAGAAGCTGTAAAGGGAGAAACTTTACATATTGGTAACACGAATAGCCGTTATCGTTTTCGTTGTGGAGCTCGCCGCTTTATGAATGAATGGTGCAAGGCTGGACCGTCTCATCATTGCGCGATTGGTGTAGGGCATAAAATAGGGGAGCTGAAGAAGCTTGCATTCCTTTTGGAAATACCGATTATTATAATTGAGTGA
- a CDS encoding AraC family transcriptional regulator, translating into MERTFIKYFVNNSTGSDRNIFSVGFEEISPGSSYPTLNHSIGYYFDADKGRVLREYQLVYVTNGEGVLETENGGVFTIKRGMIFVLFPGEWHTYYPNYETGWSHYWIGFGGSEVEGWIRKGYCSKETPVFKVGINDEIVSLFRKAIYVANEEQSLYQQVLSGLVVYLVALMCSIDKNRYVGNDDFSSKIDYACVLMRELVEQSVSMQEIAVKSGMGYSLFRKLFKERMLCAPVQYFLSLKIQKAVELLTATTIPVKEIAYQLSFDSPAYFSARFKKQMGKSPVEYREEYSSK; encoded by the coding sequence ATGGAACGAACCTTTATTAAATATTTTGTAAATAATAGTACGGGGTCAGATAGAAATATTTTTTCCGTCGGTTTTGAGGAAATTTCTCCTGGATCCTCTTATCCGACATTAAATCATTCTATCGGTTATTATTTTGATGCGGATAAGGGACGTGTTTTAAGAGAATATCAGTTAGTATATGTTACCAACGGAGAAGGTGTGCTTGAAACAGAAAATGGTGGTGTGTTTACTATTAAGCGAGGGATGATATTTGTTTTGTTTCCGGGAGAGTGGCATACATATTATCCCAATTATGAGACAGGGTGGAGTCATTATTGGATCGGATTTGGAGGTTCAGAAGTTGAGGGGTGGATAAGAAAAGGATATTGCTCGAAGGAAACTCCGGTCTTTAAAGTGGGGATTAATGATGAGATTGTGTCTTTGTTCAGAAAGGCTATTTATGTGGCTAATGAAGAACAAAGTTTGTATCAGCAGGTACTTAGTGGGTTGGTTGTTTATTTGGTAGCATTAATGTGCAGTATAGATAAAAATCGGTATGTAGGGAATGATGATTTTTCTTCTAAGATAGATTATGCCTGTGTACTTATGCGAGAATTGGTAGAACAGTCGGTCTCTATGCAGGAAATAGCTGTAAAATCAGGTATGGGGTATTCTCTTTTTCGTAAACTGTTTAAGGAGCGAATGCTCTGTGCTCCAGTACAATATTTTCTGAGTCTTAAGATACAAAAAGCTGTTGAGTTGTTGACTGCTACTACTATTCCTGTGAAAGAAATAGCTTATCAATTAAGTTTTGATTCTCCGGCTTATTTTTCTGCTCGTTTTAAGAAACAAATGGGGAAATCTCCTGTTGAATATCGGGAAGAGTATAGTAGCAAATAG
- a CDS encoding GH92 family glycosyl hydrolase yields the protein MKTFSSYILLGLLMIYSCSTKQELKNDLTVWVNPFIGSESQDSLSLPSNTFPGATIPFGMIQLSPDTQKDIFNTCSGYQWKDSIIYGFSHTHLSGTGISDLYDILILPFTGTKDSIITKLTASNMNHLHSTFSHEQESASPGYYQVLLNKQINVELTATRNVGFHRYTYQPNAIPRVLVDLDHSLSKRRKWLPFKMIDAQLKVVGPHTLEGYRIVTGWARLRKIYFTIKFSRPIADYWMFRDKRYYPSTDLICGVDNKSPLAVLSFEESKEPLEIQVGISAVSTQNARENMKSQAENKTFNEIQNKADADWERELSKITIEGSNKYKRMFYSAIYRNYLHPNDMADTNGDILLPNYTEDNLGKGNSYYSNLSLWDTYRATHPLLLLTQQERMPAIINSLIRQGEVYGYLPIWGLWGVDNYCMIGNHAVSVIVEAYIKGLHGIDWNRAYEIIKKTLTRDHANSSFFSQVEQYGFYPHDLGYEVASIHLENSYNDWCASIMAKKMGKEKDADFFLKRSMTYRNIYDKQTGFFRPRMSNGSWAEPFDPFRYDGDGYKRYYCEANAWQYLFSVQHDIKGLMQLMNGKEGMEKRLDKLFTTISPTNEINENASGFIGQYAHGNEPSHHNAYLYNYVDKPWKTQRLIRQIINEQYNDSYNGISGNDDMGQTSAWLAFSMMGFYPVNPASGEYALGSPVLDKVIIHLNNGKQFEILIHNQSETNIYVESVSYNGKKLPRPFITHKMIMNGGLLEFYMSENHPH from the coding sequence ATGAAAACATTTTCAAGTTATATACTCTTAGGGCTGTTAATGATATATTCTTGTAGTACTAAACAAGAACTAAAGAATGATTTAACTGTATGGGTTAACCCTTTTATAGGTTCAGAATCCCAGGATTCACTATCTCTGCCTTCTAATACTTTTCCTGGAGCAACAATCCCATTCGGTATGATTCAGTTGAGCCCAGATACACAGAAAGATATTTTTAACACATGTTCCGGATATCAATGGAAAGATTCTATTATCTATGGATTCAGTCATACACATTTAAGTGGTACTGGTATTTCCGATTTATATGACATATTAATTCTGCCTTTCACTGGTACAAAAGATTCCATTATTACAAAGCTTACAGCAAGTAACATGAACCATTTACACTCTACATTCTCTCATGAGCAAGAAAGTGCATCTCCTGGTTATTATCAAGTACTATTAAATAAACAAATAAATGTCGAGCTAACTGCCACAAGAAATGTAGGCTTCCATCGATATACTTATCAACCCAACGCTATTCCACGAGTCCTTGTAGACTTAGATCATTCCCTCTCTAAAAGGAGAAAATGGCTACCATTCAAAATGATTGATGCCCAGCTTAAAGTTGTAGGTCCTCATACACTTGAAGGATATCGCATAGTGACAGGATGGGCCCGTTTACGGAAGATCTATTTTACAATCAAGTTTTCTCGCCCAATAGCAGACTATTGGATGTTCCGCGATAAACGTTACTACCCTTCAACCGATCTGATTTGTGGAGTAGATAATAAATCTCCCCTAGCTGTTCTATCATTTGAAGAGAGCAAAGAACCATTAGAAATTCAAGTAGGCATATCTGCAGTCAGCACTCAAAACGCCCGTGAAAACATGAAATCTCAGGCTGAAAACAAAACTTTCAATGAAATTCAAAATAAAGCCGACGCAGACTGGGAACGAGAACTTTCCAAAATAACAATAGAAGGAAGTAACAAATATAAAAGAATGTTCTATTCTGCCATCTATCGAAATTATTTGCATCCTAATGATATGGCGGATACCAACGGGGATATACTCCTCCCCAATTATACCGAAGACAATCTCGGTAAAGGCAACTCATATTATTCAAACCTCTCCTTATGGGATACATACAGAGCTACTCATCCTTTACTATTACTTACCCAACAAGAACGAATGCCAGCTATCATCAATTCTTTAATCAGACAAGGAGAAGTATACGGCTATCTGCCAATTTGGGGGCTATGGGGAGTAGATAACTATTGTATGATAGGAAATCATGCCGTTTCCGTCATTGTCGAAGCATATATAAAAGGATTACATGGCATTGACTGGAACAGAGCCTATGAAATTATCAAAAAAACACTTACCCGTGATCATGCCAATAGTTCTTTCTTCTCTCAAGTCGAACAATATGGATTCTATCCACATGACCTGGGTTATGAAGTAGCCTCTATACATCTGGAAAATTCATATAACGATTGGTGTGCTTCAATTATGGCTAAAAAAATGGGAAAGGAAAAAGATGCAGACTTTTTCCTAAAACGAAGTATGACTTACCGGAATATCTACGACAAACAAACTGGTTTCTTCCGTCCTCGCATGAGTAATGGTTCCTGGGCTGAACCATTCGATCCATTCCGCTATGATGGTGACGGATACAAACGATATTATTGTGAAGCAAATGCATGGCAATATTTATTTTCTGTACAACATGACATAAAAGGTTTAATGCAACTAATGAACGGTAAAGAGGGAATGGAAAAACGTTTAGATAAATTATTTACTACAATCTCCCCGACAAATGAAATCAATGAAAATGCATCAGGATTCATCGGGCAATATGCACATGGCAATGAGCCATCTCATCATAATGCCTATCTTTATAATTATGTAGATAAACCATGGAAAACGCAACGATTGATACGGCAAATCATTAATGAGCAATACAACGATTCATATAACGGAATCAGCGGAAATGACGATATGGGACAAACTAGCGCATGGCTAGCTTTTTCTATGATGGGCTTTTATCCAGTAAATCCAGCATCAGGAGAATATGCATTAGGTTCTCCTGTATTAGATAAAGTAATTATCCATCTTAACAATGGCAAACAATTTGAAATTCTAATACACAACCAATCAGAAACGAACATCTATGTAGAATCTGTCTCGTACAATGGTAAAAAACTACCAAGACCATTTATCACTCACAAAATGATTATGAATGGAGGACTATTGGAATTTTATATGTCAGAAAATCATCCACATTAA